Proteins from one Algicella marina genomic window:
- a CDS encoding M16 family metallopeptidase, which translates to MSVQIHRLANGMRVVTEAMPGLGSASVGVWVNVGCRHETVEQNGIAHFLEHMAFKGTKRRNSLEIAEAIEDVGGYLNAYTSREMTAYYARVLREDVALAIDVISDILTGSVFDPREIEVERGVILSEIGQALDTPDDIIFDWLQEVSYPDQPMGRPILGPAERVRAFRQADLATFVETHYGPEQLILSAAGAVDHEEIVRLAETHFGHIPRRSAPQAVPASFLGGERREIKSLEQAHFSLALDGPSYRHEDIYTAQIYAGLMGGGMSSRLFQEVREKRGLCYTIFAQPGAYADGGSLMFYAGTAEAEIAELVSVVVDELRRVPETLNQAEVERARAQMKAGLLMGLESPSSRAERTARMLAIWDRVPTLEETIERIDAVTSGDVSAFAERLCVQADPALALYGPVAAAPGREALKERLAA; encoded by the coding sequence TCGGCATCTGTCGGCGTGTGGGTCAATGTCGGATGCCGTCATGAGACCGTGGAGCAAAATGGCATCGCCCACTTTCTAGAGCACATGGCCTTCAAGGGTACGAAGCGGCGCAATTCGCTGGAGATCGCCGAGGCAATCGAGGATGTCGGCGGCTACCTTAATGCCTACACCAGTCGCGAGATGACCGCCTATTACGCCCGCGTGTTGCGGGAGGACGTTGCTCTCGCCATCGACGTGATCTCCGATATTCTGACAGGCTCGGTTTTCGATCCGCGGGAGATCGAGGTGGAACGTGGCGTGATCCTCTCCGAGATTGGGCAGGCTCTTGATACGCCGGACGACATCATCTTCGACTGGTTACAGGAAGTTTCCTACCCGGATCAGCCGATGGGCCGCCCGATCCTCGGTCCGGCGGAGCGGGTGCGGGCATTCAGACAGGCGGATTTGGCAACCTTTGTGGAGACGCACTACGGGCCGGAGCAATTGATCCTTTCGGCGGCCGGCGCTGTCGACCACGAAGAAATTGTGCGCCTGGCCGAAACGCATTTCGGGCACATTCCCCGCCGCTCGGCGCCGCAGGCCGTGCCGGCCTCCTTTCTCGGCGGTGAACGGCGGGAGATCAAATCCCTGGAGCAGGCACATTTTTCGCTGGCGCTCGATGGGCCGAGCTATCGCCATGAGGACATCTACACAGCGCAGATATACGCGGGTCTCATGGGTGGTGGCATGTCGTCCCGCCTGTTTCAGGAAGTTCGCGAAAAGCGCGGCCTGTGTTACACGATCTTCGCCCAGCCCGGTGCCTACGCCGACGGCGGCTCTCTGATGTTCTACGCGGGCACGGCCGAGGCCGAGATCGCCGAGCTTGTTTCTGTGGTGGTCGATGAACTGCGGCGCGTGCCGGAGACACTGAACCAAGCAGAGGTAGAACGGGCCCGGGCACAGATGAAGGCCGGGCTGCTGATGGGGTTGGAAAGCCCGTCCAGCCGGGCGGAGCGAACGGCGCGTATGCTTGCCATCTGGGACAGGGTACCAACGCTGGAAGAGACGATTGAGCGGATCGACGCCGTCACATCCGGTGATGTATCGGCGTTTGCAGAAAGGCTATGCGTTCAGGCAGACCCGGCCTTGGCACTTTACGGTCCGGTCGCCGCTGCCCCCGGCAGGGAAGCGCTGAAGGAAAGGCTGGCCGCATAA
- a CDS encoding GNAT family N-acetyltransferase: MFRRRPHFALTTQSLVLRQPQMGDFGQWSNLLQQSEEFLKPWEPHRAPDHYTRRGFRNRVAWAERAMQNGRALPMFLFADEDILVGGLTLDNIRKGPSQAGTVGYWIGEPYARRGYMREALNAVVEYAFRDMDLSRIEAACLPENAASRSLLETSGFKYEGVAQSYLQIAGRWRTHVLYANLRMDRRGRVESS; encoded by the coding sequence ATGTTCCGGAGACGCCCGCATTTTGCCCTGACAACGCAGAGCCTTGTGCTGCGCCAGCCGCAGATGGGAGATTTCGGGCAATGGTCGAACCTGCTGCAGCAATCGGAAGAGTTCCTCAAGCCGTGGGAGCCGCACCGCGCCCCGGATCACTACACCCGTCGCGGCTTCCGCAACCGGGTCGCTTGGGCAGAACGGGCGATGCAGAACGGCAGGGCCCTGCCGATGTTCCTGTTTGCAGACGAAGATATACTGGTGGGTGGATTGACACTCGACAACATTCGCAAGGGGCCGAGCCAGGCCGGAACTGTTGGCTACTGGATCGGGGAACCTTATGCCCGCCGCGGCTATATGCGCGAGGCGCTGAATGCCGTGGTTGAGTACGCGTTCCGGGACATGGATCTGTCCCGGATTGAAGCGGCCTGCCTGCCGGAAAACGCTGCTTCGCGGAGCCTGCTGGAAACCTCGGGATTTAAATACGAAGGGGTGGCGCAAAGCTACCTTCAGATCGCCGGGCGTTGGCGGACACACGTGCTTTATGCGAACCTGCGCATGGATAGGCGCGGACGCGTGGAAAGTTCCTAG